A window of the Methyloprofundus sp. genome harbors these coding sequences:
- a CDS encoding acetylornithine/N-succinyldiaminopimelate aminotransferase, whose translation MPNKGANTIMTSYIMPTYGRLPVTFTKGEGAWLWDQDNKRYLDALSGIAVCNLGHAHPAVHEAICAQSQQLLHTSNLYNIPSQEQLASKLCELSAMDNVFFSNSGAEANEAAIKIARLYGHEKNIDSPAILVMEQSFHGRTMATLSATSNPKVQAGFTPLLEGFVRVPYNDIAAIKEAINTHSNIVAIFVEPVQGEGGVNIPAPDYLNKIRELCDQHALLMMLDEVQTGIARTGAWFAFQHNNIIPDVCTLAKALGNGVPIGACMAKGKAATLLTAGKHGSTFGGNPLACSAALAVINTVATEQLCQQAIDKGEAINQGFTEKLSANEHIVEVRNKGMMIGIELDQPCTELVALALAAGLLINVTGESSIRLLPPLVISTEQITLLVETLSALIVDFVS comes from the coding sequence TTGCCAAATAAAGGTGCAAACACCATTATGACCAGCTATATCATGCCCACATACGGACGACTCCCCGTTACTTTCACTAAAGGTGAAGGTGCGTGGCTTTGGGATCAAGATAATAAGCGCTATCTAGATGCGCTCTCAGGGATTGCTGTCTGCAATTTAGGTCATGCTCACCCTGCAGTACACGAAGCCATTTGTGCACAAAGTCAACAGTTATTACATACGTCTAATTTATATAATATTCCTAGCCAAGAACAACTTGCTAGTAAGTTGTGTGAGCTTAGCGCTATGGATAATGTGTTTTTTAGTAATTCTGGCGCAGAAGCTAACGAAGCAGCTATTAAAATTGCACGTCTTTATGGACATGAAAAAAATATAGATTCCCCTGCTATTTTGGTCATGGAGCAAAGTTTTCATGGTCGTACCATGGCAACTTTATCGGCTACCAGCAACCCTAAAGTACAAGCTGGGTTTACTCCCCTTTTAGAGGGCTTTGTACGTGTGCCCTATAATGATATTGCCGCGATTAAAGAGGCCATCAATACGCACTCTAATATTGTTGCTATCTTCGTGGAGCCCGTGCAAGGCGAAGGTGGGGTCAATATTCCTGCACCTGACTATCTAAATAAGATACGCGAACTCTGTGACCAGCATGCTTTATTGATGATGTTGGATGAAGTACAAACAGGCATTGCCAGAACAGGTGCCTGGTTTGCTTTTCAGCATAACAATATTATTCCTGATGTTTGCACTTTGGCAAAAGCATTGGGTAATGGTGTACCTATTGGAGCCTGTATGGCTAAAGGCAAAGCGGCAACTTTACTAACCGCTGGCAAACATGGCTCTACTTTTGGCGGCAACCCATTAGCATGTAGTGCTGCATTAGCGGTAATAAATACTGTCGCAACAGAACAGTTATGCCAACAAGCCATTGATAAAGGCGAGGCCATTAATCAAGGCTTTACTGAGAAACTCAGCGCTAACGAACATATTGTTGAGGTGCGTAATAAAGGCATGATGATAGGTATAGAACTAGATCAGCCATGCACCGAATTAGTTGCATTAGCATTAGCTGCCGGATTACTCATAAATGTAACGGGTGAAAGCAGCATCCGCTTGTTACCACCACTGGTTATCAGCACAGAACAAATTACTTTGCTAGTCGAAACGCTATCAGCACTTATTGTTGATTTTGTATCATAA
- a CDS encoding amino-acid N-acetyltransferase: MQNSSVFVNWFRDSSPYIHAHRHRTFVIYFGGEAVLDAGLHNLIHDFALLNSLGIRLVLVHGIRPQIDHYLQKQQQQSQFHQDLRITDKPALQAVKAAAGLVRVEIEALLSLGVANSPMSGAKIRVISGNFVTAQPLGVLNGVDFQFTGKIRKVDSTAINEQLDLGHVVLISPVGYSPSGELFNLSAEQVATEVAIALQAEKLVLMTEQSCQSVQTGQLIAQMTTAETQSFIKYEPQLATSTRHALQSAIHGCQSGVRRVHILHRKIDGALLIELFSRDGIGTLISSSNFETLRAATLSDIPGILELITPLEQKGLLVSRSEEHLEININDYIVIERDGLIIGCTALHKIEHSNAGLIACLAIHPEYQKAARGNQLLEQLFSKARQDALQQLFALSTQTMHWFIDRGFQESRFDSLPATLQENYNHLRNAKVLTIKIHN; the protein is encoded by the coding sequence ATGCAAAACTCCAGCGTATTCGTTAACTGGTTTCGGGATTCATCACCCTATATCCATGCACATCGTCACCGTACTTTTGTTATCTACTTTGGTGGTGAAGCGGTTTTGGATGCAGGGTTACATAACCTGATCCATGATTTCGCATTACTAAATAGTCTAGGTATTCGTTTAGTACTGGTACACGGTATTCGCCCGCAGATTGACCACTACCTGCAAAAACAACAACAGCAATCACAATTCCACCAAGACTTACGCATAACCGATAAACCTGCCTTACAGGCCGTTAAAGCAGCAGCAGGGTTAGTACGTGTAGAAATTGAGGCCCTACTATCTCTTGGAGTAGCCAACTCGCCAATGTCTGGCGCAAAAATTCGAGTGATATCAGGCAATTTTGTGACTGCACAACCATTAGGTGTACTCAATGGCGTAGACTTTCAGTTTACCGGCAAAATACGCAAAGTGGATAGTACTGCCATTAACGAGCAATTAGATCTGGGTCATGTAGTACTTATTTCACCTGTCGGTTACTCACCTAGCGGAGAATTATTCAACTTATCCGCTGAACAAGTTGCTACCGAAGTAGCAATAGCCCTACAGGCAGAAAAGCTGGTATTGATGACCGAACAAAGCTGCCAATCAGTGCAGACAGGGCAACTCATAGCCCAAATGACCACTGCGGAAACACAAAGCTTTATCAAATATGAGCCGCAATTGGCGACTAGTACCAGACATGCTTTACAATCTGCTATACATGGCTGTCAGTCAGGTGTGCGTCGCGTACATATCTTACATAGAAAAATTGATGGTGCTTTATTAATAGAACTGTTTAGTCGTGACGGCATTGGTACGCTGATTAGTTCATCTAATTTTGAAACTTTACGCGCAGCCACTTTAAGTGATATTCCAGGCATCTTGGAATTAATCACCCCATTAGAGCAAAAAGGTCTATTAGTTTCACGCTCAGAAGAGCACTTAGAAATTAATATTAATGACTATATCGTCATAGAACGTGATGGCTTAATTATTGGTTGTACCGCCCTACATAAAATAGAACATAGCAATGCCGGCTTAATTGCCTGTTTGGCAATACACCCTGAATACCAAAAAGCAGCACGTGGTAATCAATTATTAGAACAACTGTTTAGCAAAGCAAGACAAGACGCTTTACAACAATTATTCGCACTATCAACACAAACCATGCACTGGTTTATTGATCGTGGTTTTCAAGAGAGTCGTTTTGATTCTCTGCCTGCTACTTTACAAGAAAATTATAACCACTTACGTAATGCCAAAGTACTTACAATAAAAATTCATAATTAA
- a CDS encoding tRNA (cmo5U34)-methyltransferase — protein MNDAQLEAMFSGVIGQEYDTLKLICPLAARMSQLVGESVEQYAHKHAIQTLNILELGGGTGITTLAILLASEQLNVLSVDSEPTMQNQAKASLQEWVQQERLSFDADDVLTVLKGTASASVDVVASAYTVHNFLDSYRAEVMIEIFRVLKPGGQFINGDRYGLDDVSEHTRTIQNEVSGYFKALVAIDKLDILEHWIVHLFSDESENHVMRETFSLQQLRKVGFKRVNLSHRCEVNALVVAEK, from the coding sequence ATGAACGATGCACAACTTGAAGCCATGTTTTCGGGGGTTATTGGTCAAGAATACGACACCTTAAAATTAATCTGTCCATTAGCAGCTAGAATGAGTCAGTTAGTGGGTGAGTCTGTTGAACAATATGCGCATAAGCACGCAATACAAACACTCAATATTTTAGAGCTTGGTGGTGGTACAGGTATCACCACTCTGGCAATACTGTTAGCTTCTGAACAACTTAATGTGCTGTCAGTAGATAGCGAGCCGACGATGCAAAACCAAGCTAAAGCTAGCTTGCAGGAATGGGTGCAACAAGAACGGCTTAGTTTTGATGCTGATGATGTGTTAACGGTATTAAAAGGGACTGCATCTGCCAGTGTTGATGTTGTGGCTTCAGCCTATACAGTGCATAATTTTTTAGATAGTTATCGTGCTGAAGTAATGATTGAGATATTTCGGGTGCTGAAACCAGGAGGTCAGTTTATAAATGGTGACCGCTATGGTTTGGATGATGTTTCTGAGCATACCCGAACTATTCAAAATGAAGTGAGTGGTTATTTTAAAGCTTTAGTGGCGATTGATAAGCTAGATATTCTTGAGCACTGGATTGTGCATTTATTTTCTGATGAATCTGAAAATCATGTCATGCGTGAGACTTTCTCTTTGCAGCAATTACGAAAAGTTGGTTTTAAACGAGTCAATTTAAGCCATCGTTGTGAGGTGAATGCTTTAGTCGTGGCAGAAAAATAG
- a CDS encoding dihydroxy-acid dehydratase, giving the protein MANDKNTRTFSSKVVDGMERAPSRAMLHAVGFSNEDFKKPQIGIASTWSMVTPCNMHINKLADDAVRGVDAAGGKAIIFNTITISDGISMGTEGMKYSLVSREVIADSIETVTGCQGFDGVVAIGGCDKNMPGCMIALSRLNRPSVFVYGGTILPGCHKEKKLDVVSVFEAVGARANNQIDDEELAAIEAKAIPGAGSCGGMYTANTMASAIEALGMSLPGSSAQAAISDDKRKDCERAGAAVLELLKQDIKPSDIMTKAAFENAITVVIALGGSTNAVLHILAMANAAKVDIQLSDFTRIGAKVPMVADLKPSGRYQMAELIEIGGIQPLMKILLERGLLHGDCLTVTGKTLAENLADVAPYPIDQDMILPLDNPIKKDSHLVILHGNLAAEGSVAKITGKEGLCFTGTAKVYDAEEEALQGILNGDIVKGDVIVIRYEGPKGGPGMREMLSPTSAIMGKGLGKDVALITDGRFSGGTHGFVVGHITPEAHVGGSLAIVNNGDKITIDAESKELTLHVDDAEIQARLATWQQPAPKYTRGVLAKYAKLVNSASEGAVTDN; this is encoded by the coding sequence ATGGCCAACGATAAAAATACCCGTACCTTTTCTTCCAAAGTAGTAGATGGCATGGAACGCGCACCAAGTCGCGCTATGCTACATGCTGTTGGCTTTAGTAACGAAGATTTCAAAAAACCTCAAATTGGTATTGCTTCAACTTGGAGCATGGTGACTCCGTGTAATATGCATATCAACAAACTTGCTGATGATGCAGTGCGTGGTGTTGATGCTGCTGGTGGTAAGGCCATCATTTTCAATACGATCACCATTTCTGACGGTATCTCTATGGGTACTGAAGGAATGAAATACTCATTAGTTTCTCGTGAAGTCATTGCAGATTCGATTGAAACAGTAACAGGCTGCCAAGGCTTTGATGGGGTTGTCGCTATCGGTGGCTGTGATAAAAACATGCCGGGTTGCATGATTGCCCTATCACGTTTAAACCGCCCTTCAGTATTTGTTTATGGCGGTACTATTTTACCTGGCTGCCATAAAGAGAAGAAACTTGATGTAGTCTCGGTTTTTGAAGCCGTTGGTGCCCGTGCCAATAATCAAATTGATGACGAGGAACTAGCTGCTATTGAAGCCAAAGCAATCCCAGGAGCTGGTTCTTGTGGTGGTATGTATACCGCTAATACCATGGCTTCTGCAATTGAAGCTTTAGGTATGAGCTTACCAGGTAGCTCTGCACAAGCCGCGATCTCTGATGATAAACGCAAAGATTGTGAACGTGCTGGTGCCGCAGTTTTAGAACTATTAAAACAAGATATTAAGCCTAGCGACATCATGACTAAAGCAGCATTTGAAAATGCTATTACGGTAGTCATCGCTCTAGGTGGTTCAACCAATGCAGTTTTACATATTCTGGCAATGGCGAATGCTGCGAAAGTAGACATTCAATTAAGTGATTTCACTCGCATTGGTGCTAAGGTGCCGATGGTTGCAGATTTAAAACCTTCAGGTCGCTACCAAATGGCGGAATTAATTGAAATTGGTGGTATCCAGCCATTAATGAAAATTTTGCTTGAGCGTGGTTTATTGCATGGTGATTGTCTAACAGTAACGGGTAAAACATTGGCAGAAAACCTAGCTGATGTCGCACCTTACCCTATTGACCAAGATATGATCTTGCCATTAGATAACCCCATTAAAAAAGACAGTCACTTGGTTATCCTGCATGGTAACTTAGCGGCTGAAGGTTCGGTTGCTAAAATTACTGGTAAAGAAGGTTTATGCTTTACAGGGACTGCAAAAGTTTATGATGCAGAAGAAGAAGCTTTACAAGGCATCTTAAATGGCGATATTGTTAAAGGTGATGTGATCGTTATTCGCTACGAAGGTCCTAAAGGTGGCCCTGGTATGCGCGAAATGCTTTCGCCGACTTCTGCCATTATGGGTAAAGGTTTGGGTAAAGATGTTGCCTTGATTACTGATGGTCGATTCTCTGGTGGTACCCATGGCTTTGTTGTTGGCCATATCACACCTGAAGCACATGTAGGCGGCTCATTAGCTATCGTTAATAATGGTGATAAAATTACCATTGATGCTGAAAGTAAAGAACTAACATTGCATGTTGATGATGCTGAGATTCAAGCACGTTTGGCTACATGGCAGCAACCTGCACCAAAATATACACGTGGTGTTTTGGCTAAATATGCCAAATTGGTAAATTCTGCATCTGAAGGTGCAGTAACAGATAATTAA
- a CDS encoding SH3 domain protein, with translation MKQFYLLVIALLSSNMAYATSVYVTDHHKFTLRSGASSSHKIIKMLPSGTKLTLMGADKASGYSKVQTRAGIEGYIPTRYTLKKPISRWYLNKANKKLELVQAENDQLKGTLSELQKNNSSTTSNNASLTQERDKLSTDLSNLRQTASNAIQLKRQNSDLQERVVIVERELQQLKRAKQALEDSTSQDWFLYGGILSFVGIIFGLLIPKISWQRKHQSNWDTF, from the coding sequence GTGAAACAGTTTTATCTTTTAGTTATAGCTTTATTAAGTAGTAACATGGCTTACGCTACATCCGTTTATGTTACCGACCACCATAAATTTACTTTACGTAGTGGCGCAAGTAGCTCACACAAAATCATCAAGATGCTACCCAGTGGTACTAAACTGACTTTAATGGGGGCAGATAAAGCTTCTGGCTATAGCAAAGTACAAACCAGAGCGGGGATCGAAGGCTATATCCCGACACGTTATACCCTAAAAAAACCTATTAGCCGTTGGTATTTAAATAAAGCTAATAAAAAATTGGAATTAGTACAAGCCGAAAATGATCAGCTCAAAGGCACTTTATCTGAATTACAAAAAAATAATTCATCAACGACATCTAATAATGCCAGTTTGACCCAAGAACGCGATAAACTAAGCACTGACTTAAGCAATTTACGCCAAACAGCCTCTAATGCGATTCAGTTAAAACGCCAAAATAGCGACTTGCAAGAACGCGTTGTGATTGTTGAGCGCGAATTACAGCAGCTAAAACGCGCTAAACAAGCATTAGAAGATAGCACTAGCCAAGATTGGTTTTTATACGGTGGTATTCTCTCTTTTGTTGGCATTATTTTTGGGTTACTTATTCCTAAAATTAGCTGGCAACGCAAACACCAAAGTAACTGGGATACTTTTTAA
- a CDS encoding monothiol glutaredoxin: MEVVERIKDQLSSHAVVLYMKGSPDFPQCGFSGQVIQAMQACRAKFMYINIFEDQEVREALKEYSQWPTYPQLYINEELIGGCDIVMDLYNSGELQKKLAAVDCVSE, from the coding sequence ATGGAAGTTGTAGAAAGAATTAAAGATCAATTGTCGAGTCATGCCGTTGTTTTATACATGAAAGGTTCACCTGATTTTCCTCAATGTGGTTTTTCTGGTCAGGTAATTCAAGCGATGCAAGCTTGTCGTGCCAAGTTTATGTACATTAATATTTTTGAGGATCAAGAGGTGCGTGAAGCTCTGAAAGAGTACTCACAATGGCCAACTTATCCGCAACTTTATATCAATGAAGAGTTAATTGGCGGCTGTGATATTGTTATGGACTTGTATAATAGTGGTGAATTGCAGAAAAAATTGGCAGCTGTGGATTGTGTATCTGAATAA
- a CDS encoding ornithine carbamoyltransferase yields the protein MNPRHFISLLDLSSDELRNLILRAIELKNNRDPEFQPLKGQVLAMVFEKSSTRTRISFETGMSHFGGSSIFLSPRDTQLGRGEPISDSAKVISSMVDAIMLRTNEHAMVTEFAKYSSVPVINGLTDLLHPCQLLADMQAYFEHRGDIQGKTVTWVGDGNNMCHSYINAAIRLDFKLNIASPAGYLPDTDLVKSAGDRVTLFDSALAAAQNSDLIVTDVWASMGQEEEQKQREIAFKDYQVSQGIMNNANADALFMHCLPAHRGEEVAAEVIDGQQSVIFDEAENRLHAQKALLELLMCR from the coding sequence ATGAACCCTAGACATTTTATTAGCCTACTTGATTTAAGCAGCGATGAACTGCGCAATTTAATTCTACGAGCAATCGAGTTAAAAAATAATCGCGACCCTGAATTTCAACCACTAAAAGGCCAAGTTTTGGCGATGGTGTTTGAAAAATCATCAACACGCACGCGCATTTCTTTTGAAACAGGCATGAGTCACTTTGGTGGGAGTTCCATCTTTTTATCACCTCGCGATACTCAATTAGGTCGCGGAGAACCCATCAGTGATAGTGCTAAAGTCATTTCCAGCATGGTGGATGCCATTATGTTGCGCACTAATGAACATGCAATGGTCACTGAGTTTGCTAAATACTCTAGCGTACCCGTCATCAATGGTTTAACTGATTTATTGCACCCTTGCCAGTTATTAGCAGATATGCAGGCCTATTTTGAACACCGTGGTGATATTCAAGGTAAGACGGTTACATGGGTTGGCGATGGCAATAATATGTGCCATTCTTATATCAATGCTGCCATTCGTTTGGATTTCAAATTAAATATCGCCAGCCCTGCTGGGTATTTACCTGATACCGATTTGGTTAAATCGGCTGGAGATCGCGTTACCTTATTTGATAGCGCATTGGCTGCCGCACAAAATTCAGATTTGATTGTTACTGATGTTTGGGCCAGTATGGGGCAAGAAGAAGAACAGAAACAACGTGAAATTGCGTTTAAAGATTATCAAGTTAGCCAAGGCATAATGAATAATGCCAATGCAGATGCATTATTCATGCACTGCTTGCCGGCACACCGTGGCGAAGAAGTTGCTGCGGAAGTGATTGATGGTCAGCAAAGCGTTATCTTTGACGAGGCTGAAAATCGCTTACACGCACAAAAAGCACTTCTAGAATTGCTAATGTGTAGGTAA